One window of the Montipora foliosa isolate CH-2021 chromosome 4, ASM3666993v2, whole genome shotgun sequence genome contains the following:
- the LOC138001209 gene encoding uncharacterized protein, translated as MPCCITNVVHIASYDVTSLFTNVPLDETIEILATKAFRDNWFNKTNNLNITKSDLIELLELATKHQLFQYNGELYEQKDGVGMGSPLGPLMANAFLCHIEEHLDLPDYYRRYVDDTITVMSCESAAHVFLDELNSIHPSLHLTMEIATNGKLPFLGMLLDKNGPRISTCVYRKPTDKGLLLHYHSHVDHRYKTGLLTTMLNRAYRLSSSWQLFSDECEKLKNIFKRLKYPEDLINRSVKNFVDYVQSDAEKPPQAQYQGKTVRIVLPYKDQKSANVLRRRLKDLSVKIGNTIEIVPVFINRKIESHLKHRENKPNVLFAGSGFEANKVIIFVAKELKTVGNSLRHNVTHETRERKK; from the exons ATGCCTTGTTGTATAACCAATGTAGTCCATATCGCATCATATGATGTAACTTCTTTGTTTACAAATGTGCCTTTGGACGAGACGATAGAGATACTTGCCACCAAGGCTTTTCGTGACAATTGGTTCAACAAAACCAACAACCTAAATATCACCAAATCAGACCTGATCGAACTGCTAGAATTAGCTACCAAACACCAGCTCTTCCAATATAATGGTGAACTGTACGAACAGAAAGATGGAGTAGGCATGGGGTCTCCCCTAGGCCCCCTAATGGCCAATGCCTTCTTGTGTCATATAGAGGAACATTTAGATCTGCCTGATTACTACAGACGGTACGTAGACGATACAATTACCGTAATGTCTTGTGAATCAGCCGCTCATGTTTTCCTTGATGAATTAAACAGCATTCATCCGTCTCTACATTTGACCATGGAAATCGCGACCAATGGTAAACTACCTTTCCTTGGAATGCTTCTTGATAAGAATGGTCCTCGGATATCAACCTGTGTCTACCGAAAACCGACTGACAAAGGCTTATTACTACACTACCATAGTCACGTGGACCATCGTTATAAGACTGGCCTGCTTACGACCATGCTTAACAGGGCCTATCGGTTGTCCTCAAGTTGGCAATTATTCTCTGATGAGTGCGAAAAGctcaaaaatatcttcaaacGCCTTAAATACCCAGAGGACCTAATTAACAGATCTGTTAAGAATTTTGTCGACTATGTTCAATCGGATGCCGAGAAACCACCACAAGCGCAATACCAAGGAAAAACCGTCCGTATTGTATTACCGTACAAAGACCAGAAGTCAGCTAACGTGCTACGGAGACGACTCAAAGATCTGAGCGTTAAAATTGGTAACACCATCGAGATTGTTCCTGTGTTTATTAATCGTAAGATTGAAAGTCATCTCAAACACCGCGAAAACAAGCCAaatgtt CTCTTTGCTGGCAGTGGTTTTGAAGCGAATAAGGTCATCATATTCGTTGCTAAGGAACTCAAGACT gTTGGCAATAGTCTCAGGCATAATGTGACACACGAAACAAGAGAACGAAAGAAATAG
- the LOC138001210 gene encoding G-protein coupled receptor 83-like encodes MTWSIAQFYNRGTWLITGMLREITCRGFPYFGYINLAASILCLVIMAIDRYYAVLQPLNRHILWFREAKVITPLIWLMAMLLASIICVFHDQVDGKLCQYNFEVFGEDLRETLRRFYYFYIFTIIYFIPLVIISVLYGIVAYKVWFHQTPGFHLTESQQRQELTKRRVLRMLIVIVVTFAACWLPSQVFNLLFAFRIEPSGNIMFYIFVLAYWCSHANSAINPWLYLGLSSKMNLALKNMVSKIRRTKPEIQGQRTTRNTRNIAIKNQKEQTTHL; translated from the coding sequence ATGACTTGGTCCATTGCTCAATTTTATAACAGAGGTACGTGGCTGATTACTGGAATGCTTCGAGAAATCACTTGCAGGGGATTTCCCTACTTTGGTTATATCAATCTTGCGGCATCCATTCTTTGTCTGGTCATCATGGCAATTGATCGTTACTACGCAGTTCTCCAACCTTTGAATCGCCACATCCTTTGGTTCAGAGAGGCCAAGGTCATCACCCCTCTGATATGGTTAATGGCAATGCTTTTGGCGTCCATCATATGTGTGTTCCATGATCAGGTTGATGGCAAATTGTGCCAATATAACTTTGAAGTGTTTGGAGAGGATCTTCGAGAAACCTTGCGTCGGTTTTATTACTTCTATATCTTCACCATCATTTACTTTATTCCGCTGGTCATCATTTCCGTCCTGTATGGAATAGTGGCTTACAAAGTTTGGTTTCACCAAACGCCTGGTTTTCATCTTACTGAAAGTCAACAACGTCAGGAATTAACCAAGAGAAGAGTCCTTCGAATGCTTATTGTGATCGTTGTTACATTCGCTGCCTGTTGGCTCCCTTCGCAGGTTTTCAACCTACTCTTCGCATTCCGGATTGAACCATCTGGAAATATAATGTTTTATATTTTCGTTTTAGCCTACTGGTGTTCCCACGCAAACAGCGCTATCAACCCGTGGCTCTACCTTGGACTGAGTAGCAAAATGAACTTGGCCTTGAAAAATATGGTGAGTAAAATCCGCAGAACAAAACCAGAAATCCAGGGCCAAAGAACCACACGGAACACAAGAAATATCGCGATCAAGAATCAGAAGGAGCAAACGACTCATTTGTAA
- the LOC138000602 gene encoding pancreatic lipase-related protein 2-like yields the protein MKTAYLLTLVVFVGFSSMGDSLGIGLPQVCYGKYGCYGHLPPFENVLMKLPQSPEEIGTKFYLYTRENRNPNDREEIDDSDKSKLASSHYNITRRTIFMCHGWTETSSGYYDWGLRMKDALLDKGDFNVIMTDWSVGANQDLGVSSGNTRLVGAQMAELAQFLIYCNGNSKDLADNFYLIGFSLGAHVVGYAGSYLQKKYKMTVGRITGLDPALPFYTGSDNDVHLDKTDGQYVDVIHTNMGVVGTPDHVGHADFFPNGGSYQPGCANDPTDLTFTVGCNHLRSTEFYIKTLTEDCPNPFKGYPCSSYVWYKFGWCNDCGKEGCPLMGFRAEETHPEGEFYLETSPMDTLCPKA from the exons ATGAAGACGGCATATCTACTGACGTTAGTTGTTTTTGTCGGCTTCTCTTCAATGGGAGATTCACTAGGAATTG GACTCCCACAAGTCTGCTATGGCAAGTACGGCTGTTACGGCCACTTGCCACCATTTGAAAACGTACTGATGAAACTCCCCCAAAGTCCGGAGGAAATAGGCACAAAATTTTATCTTTATACAAGAGAGAACAGAAACCCCAACGACAGAGAAGAAATTGATGACAGTGACAAAAGTAAGCTGGCCAGCTCACATTACAACATAACACGGAGGACAATATTCATGTGCCATGGTTGGACAG AAACCTCCTCTGGGTATTACGATTGGGGGCTTAGAATGAAAGACGCTCTGCTGGATAAAGGTGACTTCAACGTCATCATGACAGACTGGAGTGTTGGAGCAAATCAAGACTTAGGAGTGTCATCTGGAAACACACGGCTGGTCGGCGCTCAAATGGCCGAACTTGCGCAATTCTTAATATACTGCAACGGCAATTCAAAGGATTTGGCTGACAATTTCTACCTTATTGGGTTCAGTCTCGGAGCTCACGTTGTCGGATATGCAGGGAGTTATCTGCAAAAGAAGTACAAGATGACAGTTGGTCGCATAACTG GTCTAGATCCCGCCTTGCCATTTTACACTGGAAGCGACAATGACGTTCATCTGGATAAGACTGATGGGCAATACGTCGATGTCATCCACACAAACATGGGTGTAGTAGGAACTCCAGACCACGTGGGCCATGCTGACTTCTTCCCAAATGGTGGCAGCTATCAACCGGGCTGTGCGAATGACCCAACGG ACCTTACTTTCACAGTCGGCTGTAACCACTTGAGGTCCACAGAGTTCTATATCAAAACGTTGACGGAGGATTGCCCCAACCCGTTTAAAGGATACCCATGTAGCAGCTATGTTTGGTATAAATTCGGGTGGTGTAACGACTGTGGTAAGGAAGGATGTCCTCTCATGGGTTTCAGGGCTGAGGAAACCCATCCAGAGGGAGAATTCTACCTGGAAACAAGCCCGATGGACACATTATGCC CTAAAGCATAA